The window TCCAGGCCCTGACCGACGAAGCGCTCAAAGCCGATCCGAAAGAAGTCACCAGCCTTGGCTTGCTCGGTATCGCTGCCTTTGAAAGCCAGCGTTATCAGGACGCCATCGACTATTGGAATCGCCTGTTGGTGCAACTGCCGCCGGAAGACGGTTCCCGCGCCGCGCTGCAAGGCGGCATCACTCGGGCCACAGAGAAACTTGAAGCCAGCGGCGGCAAGGTGGCCCAGGCGCCGGCTGCCAAGGTGGCGGCAGTGCTCAAGGTGCGAGTGGACCTGGCACCCGAGCTGAAAGCCAAGGTTCAGCCGGGCGACAGCGTCTTCATCTTCGCCCGCGCCACCGCAGGGCCTCCTGCGCCATTGGCCGCTAAGCGTCTGACCGTGGCCGACTTGCCGGCGACCGTCGAGCTGGGCGACGCCGATGCAATGATGCCGCAGTTGAAACTGTCGAACTTCCCTGAAGTCCAACTGGTTGCGCGCATCTCCCGCGCCGGCAAACCCACTGCCGGCGAATGGATCGGTCGCAGCCAGCCTCTGGCCAGCAGCACCACAGCGCAGCAAACACTGACCATCGACAGCCCGGACAAATGACAGGAATCGCCACTATGACCACCATCGCTCGTATCACCCTGCTCAGTATGGTTTTGGGGTTAAGCGCTTGCGTGGTCCAGCCGCAGCAGCCTGAACGGCTGCCACCGATCCCGCCGTCGCAGCCGCGCCCGACGCCGTCCCCGACACCGACTCCGAGCAAACCGAACATTCCGGCCAAGCCCGCCAAACCGCTGCCACGCACCTCCGCCAGCTTCGCGCCGCCACCGGGTGGCAACAGCCATTGGGACGCCAAGCTCGGCGTGTACGTTCTCGATGATCAGACCAACACCTTCTACCGCCAGCGCACGTACTACCGCTGGAATAACGGCTGGAGCCGGTCGATCAGCCCGAACGGGCCATGGGAAGAGACCGACATCCAGGGCGTGCCGGGCGGGTTGGGACGACAATTCGGGCAGTAAACAGAAACGGCGATCCTTGGATCGCCGTTTTGTTTTTTGTGCATTTTTCAGACCTCCTTTGTCAGCAACCCCTGCACATACTCCACAAACGCCCGAGCCTTTGCGCTGGCCATTCTGCCCGTGGGAAACACCGCCCAAAGGTCCTGATTCGGCAACGTCCAATCCTTCATTACCTCCCTGACCGCGCCGTTGGCCAGTTACGGGGCAAACATCCATTCGGACGCCATGGTCAGCCCTTGATGGGCGAGCACGGCTGCGCGCAGACCTTCGGCGGCGTTGACGCTGACTCGGCCGTTGATGATCACTTCTAGCTGAGTGAAAGTGTTCATTCTTGGAAAGTATGCCGCCGTCCGCAATCACACCCTGTAAAACAACCAAGCGTCGCGTTGCGGATTTTTGTGCTTGAGTAAAGATAACTCTAGGGTTACTTTTGTTTGGGCCTGAGCAAGGAGGCTATTGGTGCAGAGCAGGCTATTGATCAAGGAGTTGGAGGAGGCCGGCTGGATACTGGATCGGATTACCGGCAGTCATCACCTCTTCAAACACCGATACAACCCGTACACGATACCCGTCCCTCATCCGAAAAAGGATTTGCCGATCGGGACGGTCAAAAGCATCAGGAGGCGAGCCGGGTTGTATTGCCCGGGAGCCAGTCATGCAGGAGATCCATAATGCAATATCCAATCTGTATCGAGTGGGGCGACGAGAACACCGCCATCGGTATTCAGATCCCCGATATTCCAGGCGCCGTAACGGCCGGGGATACGTTTGAAGACGCCTACAACGCGGCGGTCGAGATTGCCCACATCATGCTTCAGGAGATTGCGGCTGACGGGGAGTCGATTCCCATGCCTACCTCTGCTGCTGCCCACCGTGGGAATCCGGACTTCGCCGACATGGGCTGGGGCATGCTGGAGCTGGACATCGCGCCGTACATGGGCAAAACCGAGAAGGTCAATGTGACGCTGCCCGGCTATGTGATTCAGCGTATCGATCGTTATGTGCGCGAGCACAATGTCAAAAGCCGCTCTTCATTTCTGGCAGATGCGGCGATGGAGAAGTTGGTTCGGCACTGAGTGATGTCAGTCACACAGCCATCGCAGGCAACCTCGGTCCCATAGGCGCGAGACGGTGCGGCGATCCGATTCGTCCGCGATGCTTTTAAAGCTTCACGCCGTCGCCAGCGAACGCTTTTGCGAAACACTCAAAAACCGCAGCAATGCCAACAAAGGAAATGCGCTACCCACAATCACAATCCACAACCAGCCGCCGTGTTCATACACCGCACTGGCCACCGAGGAGCCAAATGCGCCACCGATGAATATGCTGGTCATGTACAGCGCATTCAGGCGGCTG of the Pseudomonas frederiksbergensis genome contains:
- a CDS encoding type II toxin-antitoxin system HicA family toxin; protein product: MQSRLLIKELEEAGWILDRITGSHHLFKHRYNPYTIPVPHPKKDLPIGTVKSIRRRAGLYCPGASHAGDP
- a CDS encoding type II toxin-antitoxin system HicB family antitoxin; amino-acid sequence: MQYPICIEWGDENTAIGIQIPDIPGAVTAGDTFEDAYNAAVEIAHIMLQEIAADGESIPMPTSAAAHRGNPDFADMGWGMLELDIAPYMGKTEKVNVTLPGYVIQRIDRYVREHNVKSRSSFLADAAMEKLVRH